The Anaerolineae bacterium DNA window CCCAGAGTGGGCGATCAAGATTCCGCACCTCTATCCAGGGACGATTTAGCTGTTACCCTTTTTCTGCGTGTTCTTGGCCCCTTGCCGGAGGATACCACCTTTGGCGTGGCTTTGACCGATGGTGATTTGTGGGGCCATTGGACCTTGACCGAAGTTAAAGGAGTTTGGGTTCAGGATAATATTATTGAATGGCGCGGCATATTAAGCCTGCCGCCGGAAATGCCGCCGGGCGACCATCAACTGTGGGCAGCTTTTCAATTTAAAGAAGGCCCGGTGATTGCCGAATTCGCCGTTTCAGAAAAAGACCCGCCATTGCAAATTCACTAAAGCTGGCGCAACCATTCTTTTTTGCTTTTATGAGAATTTAAATTGAAGCGACAAAACCTGCAAAGCGGAATTTCAAATTTTAATTGGCTTATCTGGCCGGCTGTGCTTGGCCTCATTTTGCTCATGATCTGGCCGCGTTTGACCGCCCTCAACCAATATTTAATTGTGGATGAGGCCGACCGTTGGCTCTGGGCCAAAGATTTTGCCTATGCCTTGAGCCAGGGCCATTTGGCCGGCACGCTGATTGGCCACGGCTATCCCGGCGTTGTGCCGGCCTGGGCCGAGAGCATCTGGATTTTTGGCGAAGCCGCCCGCCGCTCCGTGCTTGAGGGGCAATGGATTGGCGAGCCGGGCCTGTACCTTCTTTTTCACCAGTGGGATCGCGCCGAGTTTCTCAGCCAGCAGCGTTTGCCCCTGGTCATCCTCAATACCGTTATTGCCTTGAGCATTGTTTGGCAAGTTTGGCGACTTTTTGGCAAAAAAGTGGCGCTGTTGGGCGGGCTGCTGATTGCGCTTGACCCTTTTTACCTTAGCGACTCCCGGCTCAATCGCTCGGAAGCCCTCATTACCGGCTTGATGACGCTTTCGGTATTGGCCTTGATTTTTTATGGCCGCCGGCGGCGTTTTCGTTACGTCCTCATCTCCGGGGTCTGGGCCGGATTGAGTTGGCTCACCAAAATTCAAGCCCTGGTGCTATTGCCCGCTGTGGCCGTTATCGCGCTTTGGCTTTATGCCGATGATGTAAAAAATATCTGGCAGCAGATAAAGCATGGCCGTGCTGTTGGGGATATTTTTCGACCCGTGAAAGGGATGGTTGGGTTTGGAGCTGCTTGGGTTTTGGCAGCCGGTTTAACCTGGCTGATTGTCTGGCCAGCCATGTGGGTGGCGCCGGGGCAAACCCTGGCCGAGGTGTATGATTACGCCACGCATATGTCGGGGGCTGAAGGCGCCAACGTTTTCTTTTTAGGAGAAACCTACCAGGACGCCGACCCCGGATTTCTCTTTTATCCCCTGGTTTTTTTACTCCGTATCACGCCCCTCGCGCTGCTGGGCCTGGTGGGCGCGGGCGTGGCCGGGCTACGGCGGCAAACGAAAAAAAAGAAAAACTCGCCGGAAGGCGGGGGGCCAACCGCAAAGAGTGACGCGCCTGAGCCACAAACCTGGTGGGGGTCGGGCAGCGCCATCCTGGCAATTTATATTGTGGTTTACGCCTTGAGTATGTCTTTTGGCAGCCATAAACAAGACCGGTACCTGCTGCCGATCTTTTTGAGCGTGGATATTTTGGCCGCCATTGGGCTGGTTTATTTTTGGCTGGCGCTTAAGTTAAAACTTCAGGCCACGTCGCCGGGGAGCAAACCCATTTATATCCAGATGATCGGGGGGGGCTTGCTGGCCGGGTTAGGGGTGCTGCAAATCGTCACCGTGCTGCCGCATCATCCTTACTACTTCTCTTACTTTAATCCCCTGTTCGGCGGCGGCCAAACAGCCGAGCGCGCCATGCGCATTGGCTGGGGCGAGGGCATGGACCAGGTGGGCGCCTATTTGGCTTCTAAGCCCAACAGCGCCGAGTTGGTGGTGAGTTCTCGTTTCACCCATAACATGTTAGGGTTTAAGGGCGAGTTGTTCTCATTGGGCACAGACGGTCGCTGGACCAGGGCCGATTATATTGTGCTTTACATTCAGCAAGTGCAACGCAGATTGGACCCCAGCCCCGGCTTTCTGGATTATTTTCAGGCCCGTACGCCCGAAAAAGTGATTACCCTGGGTGGCATTGATTACGCCTGGATTTATCCGATTCCCTTTTCCACCCCGGCCAACCCGCAGGTGAGCGTCATCCCCGGCCAGGCCGCCTTGTTTGGTTACAGTTGGGAAAACAAGCCTGCACAAACAGGCCACACTGCCGGTCAAGCATCAGGTTGTGCGCCCCGGCTGCGTTTGCTCTGGGAAAACCAGGGGTTATCGGCGGACCGGCAGTTGGCCGTGCG harbors:
- a CDS encoding glycosyltransferase family 39 protein; protein product: MKRQNLQSGISNFNWLIWPAVLGLILLMIWPRLTALNQYLIVDEADRWLWAKDFAYALSQGHLAGTLIGHGYPGVVPAWAESIWIFGEAARRSVLEGQWIGEPGLYLLFHQWDRAEFLSQQRLPLVILNTVIALSIVWQVWRLFGKKVALLGGLLIALDPFYLSDSRLNRSEALITGLMTLSVLALIFYGRRRRFRYVLISGVWAGLSWLTKIQALVLLPAVAVIALWLYADDVKNIWQQIKHGRAVGDIFRPVKGMVGFGAAWVLAAGLTWLIVWPAMWVAPGQTLAEVYDYATHMSGAEGANVFFLGETYQDADPGFLFYPLVFLLRITPLALLGLVGAGVAGLRRQTKKKKNSPEGGGPTAKSDAPEPQTWWGSGSAILAIYIVVYALSMSFGSHKQDRYLLPIFLSVDILAAIGLVYFWLALKLKLQATSPGSKPIYIQMIGGGLLAGLGVLQIVTVLPHHPYYFSYFNPLFGGGQTAERAMRIGWGEGMDQVGAYLASKPNSAELVVSSRFTHNMLGFKGELFSLGTDGRWTRADYIVLYIQQVQRRLDPSPGFLDYFQARTPEKVITLGGIDYAWIYPIPFSTPANPQVSVIPGQAALFGYSWENKPAQTGHTAGQASGCAPRLRLLWENQGLSADRQLAVRLVGSGLATAWTPCPPDPAFITQARAPGDFVESLCRPDIAKFSPGTYTVEFGLAPASFEELDPAAIEVFPFPAGWHAARLTAGGQVQDTPELERFDAIAGETIPPPAHRLDRVYAGRLRLAAYQLAPPEPRPGDTLTLTLYWQPVKDVSIPFNRASNTDSWRTDYYEFDKEISKPVRLTVQLADSRSISLGRLDAEPPVREWLLGEVITTTHRFELAPDLETPLAARIEVTLLDEAEIPMPATTLAGEKLEAVLALFTIAPAVWLEPGQDSWPENWVEVGAAWQNGINLKGCSTSSPKPQPGETLAVNLFWETNRPLAENYVVFVHLVDEAGQIKTQHDGLPRAGAYPTPWWPPGRTVDDGHALVLPEDLPEGRYQLVVGLYRQEDGVRLPLADGTDSVVIGLVEVTR